One part of the Malus sylvestris chromosome 2, drMalSylv7.2, whole genome shotgun sequence genome encodes these proteins:
- the LOC126585687 gene encoding protein CHLORORESPIRATORY REDUCTION 6, chloroplastic-like isoform X2 translates to MTAFFQTLLPSCSSRPTIIASPIPWVPLKPISDSMASLAISQLNRQQGQTAVSVAFNPSRNFDISSYDEEEDTSSKVEPPMPPSEGRFEIVIDNDIIRGLDLSPFHTATRITTPSSDSRDPRELSEFPA, encoded by the exons ATGACTGCATTCTTCCAAACTCTGCTTCCCAGTTGTTCTTCGAGACCGACCATAATAGCCTCTCCTATTCCATGGGTTCCCCTCAAACCAATCTCAGATTCCATGGCCTCTTTGGCCATTTCACAGTTAAACAGGCAGCAGGGACAGACGGCAGTATCAGTTGCCTTCAACCCATCTAGGAATTTTGACATCTCTTCatatgatgaagaagaag ACACATCTAGCAAAgttgaacctccaatgccaccAAGTGAAGGCCGTTTCGAAATAGTTATTGACAATGATATAATTCGAGGTCTTGATTTATCTCCATTTCATACTGCAACTAGGATTACCACTCCTTCATCAG ATTCGCGTGATCCTCGAGAACTATCCGAATTCCCTGCATAA
- the LOC126584616 gene encoding uncharacterized protein LOC126584616 → MTTSSSAVSLLLLFSLLLSQAQGIRLEKGFISVRQQNNNIHKEENSVVKRSNIAAAGLAGEPSNIASSGSTRKLISATSPSSTTTTTTSKNEKNGREKRGDPEPKGENIKSTTQHGGKNGNVRAKSPVISKQREAAAAHQHYPDLADMTEMDYSPARRKPPIHN, encoded by the exons ATGACTACTTCATCTTCAGCAgtatctcttcttcttcttttttccctcCTCCTTTCTCAGGCTCAAG GGATTCGTTTGGAGAAAGGATTCATCTCAGTTAGACAGCAGAACAATAATATCCAC AAAGAGGAAAATTCTGTGGTGAAAAGAAGTAATATTGCAGCAGCTGGTCTTGCAGGAGAGCCTAGTAATATTGCATCATCAG GAAGCACTAGAAAACTAATCTCTGCCACATCCCCCTCTAGTACTACCACTACCACCACTTCAAAG AATGAGAAGAATGGAAGGGAAAAGAGAGGTGATCCCGAACCGAAAGGCGAAAACATTAAAAGTACTACACAACATGGTGGAAAAAATGGGAATGTCAGAGCAAAATCACCAGTTATTTCTAAGCAGCGGGAGGCTGCTGCAGCTCACCAGCACTATCCGGACCTTGCAGACATGACGGAAATGGACTATTCTCCGGCAAGGAGAAAACCTCCGATACACAACTGA
- the LOC126585660 gene encoding uncharacterized protein LOC126585660 isoform X2, producing MHATCSHANPPREPTKKTGEDPGLLANFGSAGRTSLSSLRGSHQALKPVSLIVRRSSHDPLSAAITRSITSCIANTPDLNSSHTILLNQIGRTNTNFSGSDEFNSGTCATLILGSAPLLRQFYLFQRLFGMPNNFFRSLWPPHIRHGDYTFQLGQASASSDDNGFQNETQIDLWRQLLTESTLYMHRPPDSLQNAGATYQRPLHFSIEMRDRYGAMWLDVDSMSYEELLALEDHIGYVSTGLSEEAAVTSLKRSNYFVFKEENVQKDFCSIGQEDFVEEDELGTLDCGHGFHISCIKQWLGHKNVCPMCKSPGLSSKLPSFSHIQSQ from the exons ATGCATGCAACTTGTTCCCATGCTAATCCTCCTCGAGAACCAAC TAAAAAGACGGGGGAAGATCCTGGTTTACTTGCCAATTTTGGATCTGCAGGGAGG ACATCTTTGTCCTCGCTGCGAGGATCACATCAAGCTTTAAAACCTGTGAGCTTAATTGTTCGAAGGAGCTCACATGATCCGCTTTCAGCAGCCATCACAAGGAGCATAACAAGTTGCATTGCCAACACTCCAGACCTCAACTCATCTCATACAATATTACTTAACCAAATTGGAAGAACTAATACTAATTTTTCAGGTTCAGACGAGTTCAATTCTGGAACTTGCGCCACATTAATTCTTGGATCTGCTCCTCTTCTTCGccaattttatctttttcaacGTCTTTTTGGGATGCCTAACAATTTTTTTCGATCTTTATGGCCTCCCCACATAAGACACGGAGATTATACATTTCAATTAGGTCAGGCTTCTGCGTCTTCTGATGATAACGGGTTCCAAAATGAGACCCAAATTGATCTGTGGAGGCAACTTCTCACGGAGTCGACTCTATACATGCACAGGCCACCTGATAGCTTGCAGAACGCTGGAGCTACTTACCAACGACCTCTGCACTTCTCGATTGAAATGCGTGATCGTTATGGAGCAATGTGGCTCGATGTGGATAGCATGTCATATGAG GAACTATTGGCTTTAGAAGATCATATAGGGTATGTCAGTACAGGATTATCTGAGGAAGCAGCTGTCACGTCTCTCAAACGCAGCAATTACTTTGTGTTTAAAGAAGAAAATGTTCAGAAAGACTTCTGCAGCATCGGTCAGGAGGATTTTGTAGAGGAGGATGAGCTAGGAACATTGGACTGTGGACACGGCTTCCACATTTCTTGCATTAAGCAATGGCTAGGGCATAAAAATGTTTGTCCTATGTGCAAATCTCCTGGTTTAAGTTCTAAGCTACCCTCATTTTCGCACATTCAAAGTCAgtaa
- the LOC126585687 gene encoding protein CHLORORESPIRATORY REDUCTION 6, chloroplastic-like isoform X1 yields the protein MTAFFQTLLPSCSSRPTIIASPIPWVPLKPISDSMASLAISQLNRQQGQTAVSVAFNPSRNFDISSYDEEEDTSSKVEPPMPPSEGRFEIVIDNDIIRGLDLSPFHTATRITTPSSDEHEDGSCLQRRGTQAVRHADIPKPRLKTSDMARMLGFGIGDELYDMINKHPLKTS from the exons ATGACTGCATTCTTCCAAACTCTGCTTCCCAGTTGTTCTTCGAGACCGACCATAATAGCCTCTCCTATTCCATGGGTTCCCCTCAAACCAATCTCAGATTCCATGGCCTCTTTGGCCATTTCACAGTTAAACAGGCAGCAGGGACAGACGGCAGTATCAGTTGCCTTCAACCCATCTAGGAATTTTGACATCTCTTCatatgatgaagaagaag ACACATCTAGCAAAgttgaacctccaatgccaccAAGTGAAGGCCGTTTCGAAATAGTTATTGACAATGATATAATTCGAGGTCTTGATTTATCTCCATTTCATACTGCAACTAGGATTACCACTCCTTCATCAG ATGAACATGAGGATGGGAGTTGTCTTCAACGCCGAGGCACTCAAGCTGTTCGTCATGCAGACATTCCAAAACCTAGATTGAAGACTAGTGACATGGCTAGGATGCTAGGTTTTGGGATTGGAGACGAACTTTATGACATGATCAACAAGCATCCACTGAAAACATCATAA
- the LOC126585660 gene encoding uncharacterized protein LOC126585660 isoform X1 produces MQLVPMLILLENQQKCDCSKKTGEDPGLLANFGSAGRTSLSSLRGSHQALKPVSLIVRRSSHDPLSAAITRSITSCIANTPDLNSSHTILLNQIGRTNTNFSGSDEFNSGTCATLILGSAPLLRQFYLFQRLFGMPNNFFRSLWPPHIRHGDYTFQLGQASASSDDNGFQNETQIDLWRQLLTESTLYMHRPPDSLQNAGATYQRPLHFSIEMRDRYGAMWLDVDSMSYEELLALEDHIGYVSTGLSEEAAVTSLKRSNYFVFKEENVQKDFCSIGQEDFVEEDELGTLDCGHGFHISCIKQWLGHKNVCPMCKSPGLSSKLPSFSHIQSQ; encoded by the exons ATGCAACTTGTTCCCATGCTAATCCTCCTCGAGAACCAAC AAAAATGTGATTGTAGTAAAAAGACGGGGGAAGATCCTGGTTTACTTGCCAATTTTGGATCTGCAGGGAGG ACATCTTTGTCCTCGCTGCGAGGATCACATCAAGCTTTAAAACCTGTGAGCTTAATTGTTCGAAGGAGCTCACATGATCCGCTTTCAGCAGCCATCACAAGGAGCATAACAAGTTGCATTGCCAACACTCCAGACCTCAACTCATCTCATACAATATTACTTAACCAAATTGGAAGAACTAATACTAATTTTTCAGGTTCAGACGAGTTCAATTCTGGAACTTGCGCCACATTAATTCTTGGATCTGCTCCTCTTCTTCGccaattttatctttttcaacGTCTTTTTGGGATGCCTAACAATTTTTTTCGATCTTTATGGCCTCCCCACATAAGACACGGAGATTATACATTTCAATTAGGTCAGGCTTCTGCGTCTTCTGATGATAACGGGTTCCAAAATGAGACCCAAATTGATCTGTGGAGGCAACTTCTCACGGAGTCGACTCTATACATGCACAGGCCACCTGATAGCTTGCAGAACGCTGGAGCTACTTACCAACGACCTCTGCACTTCTCGATTGAAATGCGTGATCGTTATGGAGCAATGTGGCTCGATGTGGATAGCATGTCATATGAG GAACTATTGGCTTTAGAAGATCATATAGGGTATGTCAGTACAGGATTATCTGAGGAAGCAGCTGTCACGTCTCTCAAACGCAGCAATTACTTTGTGTTTAAAGAAGAAAATGTTCAGAAAGACTTCTGCAGCATCGGTCAGGAGGATTTTGTAGAGGAGGATGAGCTAGGAACATTGGACTGTGGACACGGCTTCCACATTTCTTGCATTAAGCAATGGCTAGGGCATAAAAATGTTTGTCCTATGTGCAAATCTCCTGGTTTAAGTTCTAAGCTACCCTCATTTTCGCACATTCAAAGTCAgtaa
- the LOC126604360 gene encoding uncharacterized protein LOC126604360 has protein sequence MPGFRSNPPKSLLLFLGFCLLVAFTSASSHISHTGGGRGDDDAGGSVVWETRRSLASGTAQNSSLLLAEERTRRRDPLDSFKKYNGGWNISNEHYWASVGFTAVPFFAVAAVWFVIFGLSLSLICLCYCCCPREPYGYSRTCYALSLILLILFTLAAIVGCIVLYTGQGKFHSSTTKTLDYVVSQADKTVESLRNLSGYLGAAKRVGVDSVFLPSDVQSNIDNIRTKLDSASSTLDDKSEKNSKSIQDVLDSVGLALIIVAAVMLFLAFLGFVFSIFGWQAFVYFLVIVGWVLVAGTFILCGVFLLLHNVVADSCVSMDEWVQNPTSHTALDDILPCVDNATAQETAIRAKDVTHQLVTVVNRVINNVSNVNYPPIAGPLYFNQSGPRLPVLCDPFNSDLSDRQCAPGEVELKNATQVWKRYVCEASATGICRTVGRLNPTMYGQMEAARNVSYGLYRYGPFLVDLQDCTFVRVTFTDISKNNCPSLRKHSEWIYIGLVMVSAAVMLSLIFWVIYARERRHRVYTKKFASAKTAEEFEDKGA, from the exons atgcCTGGTTTTAGATCGAACCCACCAAAAAGTTTGCTCCTTTTTCTCGGTTTTTGCCTCCTCGTTGCTTTCACTTCAGCAAGCTCTCACATTTCCCACACAG GTGGTGGGAGAGGGGATGATGATGCTGGTGGGTCGGTAGTATGGGAAACAAGGAGGTCGCTTGCAAGCGGAACTGCCCAGAACTCGTCTCTGCTGTTGGCTGAGGAGAGGACGCGCAGGAGGGACCCACTTGATAGTTTTAAGAAATACAATGGTGGGTGGAATATCAGCAATGAGCATTACTGGGCT TCTGTTGGTTTCACTGCGGTTCCCTTCTTTGCCGTTGCTGCTGTCTGGTTTGTGATTTTTGGGCTGAGCTTGTCCCTTATCTGTCTCTGTTACTGCTGTTGTCCACGGGAGCCTTATGGTTATTCTAGAACATGCTATGCTCTCTCCCTCATCCTACTTATTTTGTTCACCCTTGCGGCAAT TGTTGGATGCATTGTTCTGTACACTGGTCAGGGAAAGTTCCACAGCAGCACAACAAAGACGTTGGATTATGTTGTGAGTCAAGCTGATAAGACTGTTGAAAGCCTCAGGAATTTGTCAGGTTATCTTGGTGCAGCTAAGCGGGTTGGGGTTGACTCTGTATTTCTGCCTTCCGACGTTCAGAGTAACATTGACAATATTAGGACAAAGCTCGACTCTGCTTCCAGTACACTTGATGATAAAAGTGAAAAGAATTCTAAGAGTATACAAGATGTCTTGGATAGCGT GGGACTGGCTCTCATTATTGTTGCTGCTGTTATGCTCTTTTTGGCCTTCCTTGGATTTG TGTTTTCCATTTTTGGGTGGCAAGCCTTTGtatactt TTTGGTGATTGTTGGGTGGGTTCTTGTTGCGGGTACATTCATATTATGCGGTGTATTTCTCCTTCTCCATAA TGTGGTTGCAGATTCATGTGTTTCCATGGATGAGTGGGTCCAGAACCCCACATCTCACACTGCATTAGATGATATCCTCCCATGTGTGGACAATGCTACTGCCCAAGAGACTGCGATACGCGCCAAGGATGTAACCCACCAACTTGTTACTGTGGTTAATCGTGTCATCAACAACGTCTCAAACGTTAATTATCCACCTATTGCCGGACCTTTATATTTTAATCAGTCTGGCCCACGACTACCTGTTCTTTGCGACCCTTTCAATTCTGATCTCTCTGATCGACAGTGTGCCCCTGGTGAGGTGGAACTGAAAAATGCCACCCAG GTATGGAAGCGTTACGTCTGCGAGGCTTCTGCAACTGGTATCTGTAGGACAGTTGGCCGGTTGAATCCAACCATGTATGGCCAAATGGAAGCTGCAAGAAACGTGAGTTATGGTCTGTATCGTTACGGTCCATTCCTGGTTGATCTGCAAGACTGCACATTTGTTAGGGTTACGTTCACCGACATAAGTAAAAACAATTGTCCTAGTCTGCGAAAACATAGTGAGTGGATCTACATTGGCCTAGTAATGGTATCTGCAGCCGTGATGTTGTCACTGATCTTCTGGGTGATCTATGCAAGGGAGCGAAGGCATCGAGTGTACACTAAAAAGTTTGCATCTGCTAAAACCGCTGAGGAATTCGAAGACAAGGGTGCTTAA